The following are encoded together in the Pungitius pungitius chromosome 7, fPunPun2.1, whole genome shotgun sequence genome:
- the mettl13 gene encoding eEF1A lysine and N-terminal methyltransferase isoform X2, whose translation MSLLPRTAEEFSSAEYWEKFFKKRGEKAFEWYGDYHKLCGVLHKYIKVQDKVLVVGCGSSELSEQMYDVGYKHLTNIDISETVVTHMNQRNAERRPGLTFQQVDATRTPYEEASYQVALDKGTLDAMASEEGGALARGMLAEVGRVLRVAGRYVCVTLAQESVIRLAVELFVQLGWAVRLHCLQGAAEEDSFALPVFVLVCTKFRQPMATPLLEMCLGEDGAPTRLAQVAELLSAVREHQAYSVLRKRLRTSTDAGSSPSLTLCHAHTGLPRYTLTVQDCPPGAKVPRSNHFAIFIVPQGSDTAWLYSAAEGRRQLAASANFRRLVVAAMHRNQEYEDMQAVQAELSPMVMDLAPPGMPANQQVPFLSVGGDLGWREEVSRGVSELSGEFCVENVRGEDGALYRRLVFLSNAALVQSESRLVSSNSASSHKKKNKKKVKPAAAPSASSTCLSVDSGFLCCAHHEVMVAGLAMLGVGTPEAKGAPLSVLLVGLGGGGLPQFLRDFVPEVTVEVVELDPVVLQVAKDWFGFRPDERLTVTLGDGLERICALEEKGGRLFDAVMFDVDNKDSSVGMSCPPAAFVEASILQKVSRLLSSRGVFILNLVCRDSSLRTSVRERVSATFPTVLSRKVEGEVNEVLLCSRGASDTSDAARFLRSLRQAGGGLQGALVSGSRSETSRRPHIDIAELLKDLKVETS comes from the exons ATGAGTCTGTTGCCTCGGACCGCGGAGGAGTTCAGCTCCGCGGAGTACTGGGAGAAGTTCTTCAAGAAGCGCGGGGAGAAGGCCTTCGAGTGGTACGGAGACTACCACAAGCTGTGCGGCGTGCTGCACAAGTACATCAAGGTCCAGGACAAG GTGCTGGTGGTCGGCTGTGGAAGCTCCGAGCTGAGCGAGCAGATGTACGACGTGGGCTAcaaacatctcactaacattGACATCAGCGAGACGGTGGTGACCCACATGAACCAGAGGAACGCCGAGCGCCGGCCGGGCCTCACCTTCCAGCAGGTGGACGCCACTCGGACCCCCTACGAGGAGGCCAGCTACCAGGTGGCTCTGGACAAGGGCACGCTGGATGCCATGGCCtcggaggaagggggggctcTGGCCCGGGGCATGCTCGCCGAG GTGGGCCGCGTGCTGCGGGTCGCCGGGCGCTACGTCTGCGTGACGCTGGCCCAGGAGAGCGTGATCCGGCTGGCCGTGGAGCTCTTCGTGCAGCTGGGCTGGGCCGTGAGGCTCCACTGCCTGCAGGGCGCCGCGGAGGAGGACTCCTTCGCCCTGCCCGTCTTCGTGCTGGTCTGCACCAAGTTTCGCCAGCCGATGGCCACGCCCCTTCTGGAGATGTGTCTCGGGGAGGACGGGGCGCCGACCCGCCTCGCGCAGGTAGCCGAGCTGCTGTCGGCCGTACGCGAGCATCAGGCCTACTCGGTGCTGAGGAAGAGGCTCCGCACCAGCACGGACGccggctcctccccctcgctcACCCTCTGCCACGCCCACACCGGCCTCCCCAGATACACGCTCACGGTGCAGGACTGCCCCCCCGGGGCCAAGGTGCCTCGATCCAACCACTTCGCCATCTTCATCG TGCCTCAGGGCAGTGACACGGCGTGGCTCTACAGCGCCGCCGAGGGCCGCCGCCAGCTGGCCGCCAGCGCCAACTTCCGCCGCCTCGTTGTTGCGGCGATGCACAGGAACCAGGAGTACGAGGACATGCAGGCGGTGCAGGCGGAGCTCTCGCCGATGGTGATGGACCTGGCTCCACCGGGCATGCCAGCCAaccagcag GTGCCCTTCCTGTCGGTGGGGGGCGACCTGGGCTGGCGGGAGGAGGTCAGCCGGGGGGTGAGCGAGCTCAGCGGGGAGTTCTGCGTGGAGAACGTCCGAGGAGAAGACGGGGCGCTCTACCGGAGACTCGTCTTCCTCTCCAACGCTGCTCTCGTCCAATCAGAGAGCCGCCTGGTCTCCTCCAATAGCG CATCGAgtcacaagaagaaaaacaagaagaaggTGAAGCCAGCAGCGGCTCCAtcagcctcctccacctgcctgtCGGTGGACAGCGGCTTCCTCTGCTGCGCCCACCACGAGGTCATGGTGGCGGGCCTCGCCATGCTGGGGGTGGGCACACCGGAGGCCAAAG GCGCCCCGCtgtcggtgctgctggtggggcTGGGTGGAGGAGGCCTGCCTCAGTTCCTGCGGGACTTCGTGCCCGAGGTCACGGTGGAGGTCGTGGAGCTGGACCCCGTCGTCCTGCAGGTGGCGAAGGACTGGTTCGGGTTCAGACCGGACGAGCGTCTGACCGTGACCCTCGGAGACGGCCTGGAGCGCATCTGTGCCCTGGAGGAGAAAG GCGGCCGTCTGTTCGACGCGGTCATGTTCGATGTCGACAACAAGGACAGCTCTGTGGGGATGAGCTGTCCTCCTGCTGCCTTCGTGGAAGCCTCCATCCTGCAGAAGGTCTCCAGACTGCTGAGCTCCAGAG GTGTGTTCATACTCAACCTCGTGTGCCGTGACTCGTCTCTGCGGACGAGCGTGCGTGAGCGTGTGAGCGCCACCTTCCCCACCGTCCTCTCCCGAAAGGTCGAGGGCGAGGTCAACGAGGTCCTGCTGTGCTCCCGCGGAGCGAGCGACACGTCGGACGCCGCCCGCTTCCTGCGCTCGCTGCGGCAGGCAGGCGGCGGTCTGCAGGGCGCGCTGGTGTCAGGCAGCAGGTCTGAGACCAGCAGGCGCCCCCACATCGACATCGCGGAGCTGCTGAAGGACCTGAAGGTGGAGACGAGTTAG
- the mettl13 gene encoding eEF1A lysine and N-terminal methyltransferase isoform X1, producing the protein MSLLPRTAEEFSSAEYWEKFFKKRGEKAFEWYGDYHKLCGVLHKYIKVQDKVLVVGCGSSELSEQMYDVGYKHLTNIDISETVVTHMNQRNAERRPGLTFQQVDATRTPYEEASYQVALDKGTLDAMASEEGGALARGMLAEVGRVLRVAGRYVCVTLAQESVIRLAVELFVQLGWAVRLHCLQGAAEEDSFALPVFVLVCTKFRQPMATPLLEMCLGEDGAPTRLAQVAELLSAVREHQAYSVLRKRLRTSTDAGSSPSLTLCHAHTGLPRYTLTVQDCPPGAKVPRSNHFAIFIVPQGSDTAWLYSAAEGRRQLAASANFRRLVVAAMHRNQEYEDMQAVQAELSPMVMDLAPPGMPANQQVPFLSVGGDLGWREEVSRGVSELSGEFCVENVRGEDGALYRRLVFLSNAALVQSESRLVSSNSAASSHKKKNKKKVKPAAAPSASSTCLSVDSGFLCCAHHEVMVAGLAMLGVGTPEAKGAPLSVLLVGLGGGGLPQFLRDFVPEVTVEVVELDPVVLQVAKDWFGFRPDERLTVTLGDGLERICALEEKGGRLFDAVMFDVDNKDSSVGMSCPPAAFVEASILQKVSRLLSSRGVFILNLVCRDSSLRTSVRERVSATFPTVLSRKVEGEVNEVLLCSRGASDTSDAARFLRSLRQAGGGLQGALVSGSRSETSRRPHIDIAELLKDLKVETS; encoded by the exons ATGAGTCTGTTGCCTCGGACCGCGGAGGAGTTCAGCTCCGCGGAGTACTGGGAGAAGTTCTTCAAGAAGCGCGGGGAGAAGGCCTTCGAGTGGTACGGAGACTACCACAAGCTGTGCGGCGTGCTGCACAAGTACATCAAGGTCCAGGACAAG GTGCTGGTGGTCGGCTGTGGAAGCTCCGAGCTGAGCGAGCAGATGTACGACGTGGGCTAcaaacatctcactaacattGACATCAGCGAGACGGTGGTGACCCACATGAACCAGAGGAACGCCGAGCGCCGGCCGGGCCTCACCTTCCAGCAGGTGGACGCCACTCGGACCCCCTACGAGGAGGCCAGCTACCAGGTGGCTCTGGACAAGGGCACGCTGGATGCCATGGCCtcggaggaagggggggctcTGGCCCGGGGCATGCTCGCCGAG GTGGGCCGCGTGCTGCGGGTCGCCGGGCGCTACGTCTGCGTGACGCTGGCCCAGGAGAGCGTGATCCGGCTGGCCGTGGAGCTCTTCGTGCAGCTGGGCTGGGCCGTGAGGCTCCACTGCCTGCAGGGCGCCGCGGAGGAGGACTCCTTCGCCCTGCCCGTCTTCGTGCTGGTCTGCACCAAGTTTCGCCAGCCGATGGCCACGCCCCTTCTGGAGATGTGTCTCGGGGAGGACGGGGCGCCGACCCGCCTCGCGCAGGTAGCCGAGCTGCTGTCGGCCGTACGCGAGCATCAGGCCTACTCGGTGCTGAGGAAGAGGCTCCGCACCAGCACGGACGccggctcctccccctcgctcACCCTCTGCCACGCCCACACCGGCCTCCCCAGATACACGCTCACGGTGCAGGACTGCCCCCCCGGGGCCAAGGTGCCTCGATCCAACCACTTCGCCATCTTCATCG TGCCTCAGGGCAGTGACACGGCGTGGCTCTACAGCGCCGCCGAGGGCCGCCGCCAGCTGGCCGCCAGCGCCAACTTCCGCCGCCTCGTTGTTGCGGCGATGCACAGGAACCAGGAGTACGAGGACATGCAGGCGGTGCAGGCGGAGCTCTCGCCGATGGTGATGGACCTGGCTCCACCGGGCATGCCAGCCAaccagcag GTGCCCTTCCTGTCGGTGGGGGGCGACCTGGGCTGGCGGGAGGAGGTCAGCCGGGGGGTGAGCGAGCTCAGCGGGGAGTTCTGCGTGGAGAACGTCCGAGGAGAAGACGGGGCGCTCTACCGGAGACTCGTCTTCCTCTCCAACGCTGCTCTCGTCCAATCAGAGAGCCGCCTGGTCTCCTCCAATAGCG CAGCATCGAgtcacaagaagaaaaacaagaagaaggTGAAGCCAGCAGCGGCTCCAtcagcctcctccacctgcctgtCGGTGGACAGCGGCTTCCTCTGCTGCGCCCACCACGAGGTCATGGTGGCGGGCCTCGCCATGCTGGGGGTGGGCACACCGGAGGCCAAAG GCGCCCCGCtgtcggtgctgctggtggggcTGGGTGGAGGAGGCCTGCCTCAGTTCCTGCGGGACTTCGTGCCCGAGGTCACGGTGGAGGTCGTGGAGCTGGACCCCGTCGTCCTGCAGGTGGCGAAGGACTGGTTCGGGTTCAGACCGGACGAGCGTCTGACCGTGACCCTCGGAGACGGCCTGGAGCGCATCTGTGCCCTGGAGGAGAAAG GCGGCCGTCTGTTCGACGCGGTCATGTTCGATGTCGACAACAAGGACAGCTCTGTGGGGATGAGCTGTCCTCCTGCTGCCTTCGTGGAAGCCTCCATCCTGCAGAAGGTCTCCAGACTGCTGAGCTCCAGAG GTGTGTTCATACTCAACCTCGTGTGCCGTGACTCGTCTCTGCGGACGAGCGTGCGTGAGCGTGTGAGCGCCACCTTCCCCACCGTCCTCTCCCGAAAGGTCGAGGGCGAGGTCAACGAGGTCCTGCTGTGCTCCCGCGGAGCGAGCGACACGTCGGACGCCGCCCGCTTCCTGCGCTCGCTGCGGCAGGCAGGCGGCGGTCTGCAGGGCGCGCTGGTGTCAGGCAGCAGGTCTGAGACCAGCAGGCGCCCCCACATCGACATCGCGGAGCTGCTGAAGGACCTGAAGGTGGAGACGAGTTAG
- the itpa gene encoding inosine triphosphate pyrophosphatase, which produces MAAPVVRSVVFVTGNAKKLEEVVQILGDKFPLKLVSRKIDLPEYQGEPDDISIHKCKEAARQVDGPVVVEDTCLCFRALGGLPGPYIKWFLDKLQPEGLYKLLAGFEDKSAWALCTFAFCAGRDEPVLLFRGKTQGHIVEPRGPRDFGWDPCFQPEGYDKTYAELPKEVKNTISHRYRALAAMSEHFCLKEDHSPQDQKKKKLQDD; this is translated from the exons ATGGCGGCGCCGGTTGTCAGGTCCGTGGTCTTCGTGACTGGAAACGCGAAAAAGCTCGAAGAG GTCGTTCAGATCCTTGGAGACAAGTTTCCCCTCAAACTAGTGTCCCGGAAGATTGACT TGCCGGAGTACCAGGGGGAGCCCGATGACATCTCCATCCACAAGTGTAAGGAGGCTGCACGGCAG gtggacGGGCCAGTGGTCGTGGAGGACACCTGCCTGTGTTTCAGGGCTCTGGGCGGCCTGCCTGGTCCCTACAT AAAATGGTTCCTGGATAAACTCCAGCCAGAAG GCTTGTACAAACTGCTGGCCGGGTTTGAGGATAAATCCGCGTGGGCTCTGTGCACCTTTGCTTTCTGTGCTGGGAGAGATGAACCCGTGCTGCTGTTCAGAGGGAAAACCCAG GGACACATTGTGGAACCCCGAGGACCGCGGGACTTTGGCTGGGATCCCTGTTTCCAGCCCGAGGGATATGACAAAAC ctacGCTGAACTCCCCAAAGAGGTGAAGAACACCATCTCCCACCGGTACCGGGCGCTCGCTGCCATGTCGGAGCACTTCTGCCTGAAAGAGGACCACTCACCTCAggaccagaagaagaagaagctgcaggacGATTAA
- the rangrf gene encoding ran guanine nucleotide release factor, whose translation MQPAGGGGPRPLFGGALSAVLPPGARDASELREIPDNQEVFAHQHGDQSLIVELLEYQGQVADRDAARYHFEDIAGGNKALEPGSFEVTGVVQVSGSELSLTDCSSAWTLTGTQRVSKFNEQARNTVRLHLGLFRLPRFSTDVLVTFNDPQSISPDSSSAAAAGGGHGEPWTVQDFRGLLRTLSLHDPGLFG comes from the coding sequence ATGCAGCCTGCAGGAGGCGGCGGGCCTCGGCCTCTGTTCGGCGGCGCGCTGTCGGCCGTCCTCCCCCCCGGAGCCCGAGACGCCAGCGAGCTGAGGGAGATCCCGGACAACCAGGAGGTGTTCGCCCACCAGCACGGCGACCAGAGCCTGATCGTGGAGCTGCTGGAGTACCAGGGCCAGGTCGCGGACCGGGACGCCGCCCGCTACCACTTCGAGGACATCGCGGGTGGCAACAAAGCTCTGGAGCCGGGCTCCTTCGAGGTGACCGGCGTGGTGCAGGTGTCCGGGTCCGAGCTGTCCCTGACGGACTGCAGCTCCGCGTGGACGCTCACCGGCACGCAGCGCGTGTCCAAGTTCAACGAGCAGGCGAGGAACACGGTGAGGCTCCACCTGGGTCTGTTCCGCCTGCCCCGGTTCTCCACCGACGTCCTGGTGACCTTCAACGACCCGCAGAGCATCAGCCCGGACAGCAGCAGCGCCGCCGCGGCGGGAGGGGGCCACGGGGAGCCGTGGACCGTGCAGGACTTCCGGGGCCTGCTGCGGACTCTGAGCCTGCACGACCCGGGGCTGTTTGGGTAG
- the vamp4 gene encoding vesicle-associated membrane protein 4 isoform X1: MREPDLENQPEDNMPPKFKRHLNDDEVTGSIRSERRNLLEDDSDEEEDFFLRGPSGPRFGPQNDRFKQVQSQVDEVIDVMQENISKVIERGERLDDLQDKSESLSDNASAFSSRAKQLHRRMWWRDTKMKMIVALVVVALLLIIIIPVILRYR, encoded by the exons ATG AGGGAGCCGGACCTGGAGAACCAGCCCGAAGACAACATGCCCCCCAAGTTTAAACGACACCTCAACGATGACGAGGTCACGGGATCCATTCGCAGCGAGCGG AGGAACCTGTTGGAGGATGactctgatgaagaggaggacttCTTCCT GCGAGGACCCAGCGGGCCCAGATTTGGACCTCAGAACGACAGGTTCAAGCA GGTGCAGTCACAGGTGGACGAGGTGATCGACGTGATGCAGGAGAACATCTCCAAGGTGATCGAGAGGGGCGAGAGGCTGGACGACCTGCAGGACAAGTCAG AGAGCCTCTCGGACAACGCGTCGGCCTTCAGCAGCCGAGCCAAACAGCTGCACAGGAGGATGTGGTGGAGAGACACCAAG ATGAAGATGATCGTGGCCTTGGTAGTCGTTGCCCtgctgctcatcatcatca TTCCGGTGATCCTGCGATATCGTTAG
- the vamp4 gene encoding vesicle-associated membrane protein 4 isoform X2 — MPPKFKRHLNDDEVTGSIRSERRNLLEDDSDEEEDFFLRGPSGPRFGPQNDRFKQVQSQVDEVIDVMQENISKVIERGERLDDLQDKSESLSDNASAFSSRAKQLHRRMWWRDTKMKMIVALVVVALLLIIIIPVILRYR, encoded by the exons ATGCCCCCCAAGTTTAAACGACACCTCAACGATGACGAGGTCACGGGATCCATTCGCAGCGAGCGG AGGAACCTGTTGGAGGATGactctgatgaagaggaggacttCTTCCT GCGAGGACCCAGCGGGCCCAGATTTGGACCTCAGAACGACAGGTTCAAGCA GGTGCAGTCACAGGTGGACGAGGTGATCGACGTGATGCAGGAGAACATCTCCAAGGTGATCGAGAGGGGCGAGAGGCTGGACGACCTGCAGGACAAGTCAG AGAGCCTCTCGGACAACGCGTCGGCCTTCAGCAGCCGAGCCAAACAGCTGCACAGGAGGATGTGGTGGAGAGACACCAAG ATGAAGATGATCGTGGCCTTGGTAGTCGTTGCCCtgctgctcatcatcatca TTCCGGTGATCCTGCGATATCGTTAG